Within Aspergillus oryzae RIB40 DNA, chromosome 2, the genomic segment ATGTGCGCTCGAGTCCGAGGGATAAGCTCTGCCACAACTCTGCCTTCTCGAGTGAGGCTTTTCATATTCATTCAACTATATCGACTGGAATAATATAGGCATCACTCTACCAACCCTTCGGTGCATCGGAAAGCACCCTACCATTTTGGGCCTCGGGCGTTAGGCCCATAGGCTAAACCTGTGGCCCATCCCACGTCGGCGTGCATAAGTGCCCCTTGTCGATCGAGTCGATTGGTCTGAAGCACCCCGAGTTTAGAGTCCTGCTTAGAGCTCTGCCCCTTTGTACGATAGATCTGACGATCCGCGTGCCGTCATCCGTATCAGTTACCTAACGAACCTGCGAATCCGATACCCAACCTGACGTCTCACTTAACTGTTCTCCTGTTCGCCctggggttttctttttctcccttttactcattttcttttttccctcaAATATTCATTCTCCTGTTTCGTTTCCGATTCCCTTGAGATACCCCCATTTGACTAGTCGCGCGTTGCTTTTTCAGGGTCTGGCTGGTTCAGATCgtccatatcttcctccgTCAGCTCAAGTATTTCGGCTTATACACCAGACCTTTCGAACCCTGTTACCTTCGATTGTGAGACTTTGAGTGTCGTTACATCTTCGTGCCCCCACAGAACGCCACTACCGCCTCGATAGTCGTATCCGATAAATGGACATCACTCGCGGTGCTGTCGTTCAGGATTCTTCATTGACGTTCTCGGCTCAGCCGCAATGCCCTTACTTGACGCCCACTCAGGCCCCTCATATGGCACACTCGATCAAATGGAGAGACACGATCAGTACGAAGGAGAGCAACTCCTTCCCACTGGATACGACAGCGATGACCATGGCAGTGAGATAACATCGGATGACTCGGTGCAGGAAGGTGTTCGGAAGATTGAAGCCATCAACTTGACCTGGACAACGAAGTCATTGGTTGTTGCTTATGTCAGGTATGCCTAATGTGTACAACGTGGTTgtttccttgatgaaagtGGACTGGTCGCACTGACTCGCTGTAGTATCTTCCTTATGGCGTTCTGTACTTCTTTAGAAGGCCAGACCACCATGTCACTCTCTGCTTATGCCACCAGTGCATTTAGCAAACACTCATTGATTTCAactgttcttgttgttcagAATGTAGTCAATGGTGGGTAGTCTTTATTGTGCAATCTgtcctcatccagctgaCAAGTATGTAGCTGTCATCAAGCCTCCCATGGCTAAGATCGCCGATGTCTTCGGTCGCTTCGAAGCGTTCTGCGTGTGCATCTTGATATATGTTCTCGGTTATATACAAATGGCTGCTTCGACCAATGTCCAGACTTATGCATCGGCTCAAATATTCTATTCCGCCGGCTCGACGGGCTTACAGATCCTCCAACAAGTGTTCATTGCGgatagcagcagccttctcaacagGGCATTCCTTGCCCTCCTTCCAGAGTTTCCGTTTCTGGTTACAGTTTGGATTGGACCATCAATAGCTGACGCAGTGATGCGCCACTCGTCATGGCGTTGGGGCTACGGGATGTGGTCAATCATTCTGCCTGCTTCATTTCTCCCGTTAGCGCTGACGTTATTGTTGAATCAACGCAAGGCTAAAAGGCTAAACCTCATTAAGCAAAAACACGCTCCTCGGGGTGGCCTCGTTGCTGTTATCCGTCGCACCTGGTACGATCTGGACATGTTTGGTTTGATACTTCTTTCGGCGGCAGTTACATTGATTTTGGTGCCTCTCACACTTGCCGCCAGTGCTAAAGACGGCTGGAAGAACGACAGTATCCTGGCAATGATTGTGGTTGGCATAGTTTGTTTACTGGCGTTGCCGCTGTGGGAGAGTTCGAAAAGGTTTGCCCCTAAACCACTTCTTTCCCTACACCTTCTCAGGCAACGCACAGCGCTTGCTGGCTGCGCTTTAGCTTTTTGGTACTTTAGTAGGTTACTTCCCGATACAGCACCCGTGTGTAACCTTTCTTCTAACATCATACAGTGGCATTCTATTTTTCGGTCCAACCGTATCTTTACTCTTATCTTCAAGTGGTCCAAGGATATGATGTCGCCACGGCTGGCCGTGTGACGCAGACGTTTGCGTTTACGTCGACCATTGCTGCTTTCTCAGTGTCCTTATTGATCAAGTACACGCGACGCTATCGAATCTATGTGACCATTGGAAGCGCGATTTACATGTTCGGTCTTCTTTTGATGATGCTTTACCGCAAAGAAGGGAGCTCATCAACGCTAATTCTTGGGACACAGATTGTGGTTGGTATGGGAGGCGGCCTCCTCAATGTGCCTGTCCAGCTGGGAGTTCAGGCATCTGCTAGCCATCAGGAGGTTGCGGCTGCTACGGCAATGTTTTTGACATCTATGGAGATGGGTGGTGCAGTTGGCGCTGCGATCTCAGGAGCCGTCTGGACGCACAACATTCCGCGGAAGTTGCGGCGTTACCTCCCTGATGAGAATAAGGGGGATGCTAAGGAAATATTTGGGAGATTGGACAAGGCACTATCTTTTCCTATGGGATCACCGGTTAGAGTTGCCATCAACCGGTCTTATCAAGAGACTATGAATAAgctgttggtgttggcgCTGATCGTGACGATACCGTTGATACCCTTGAGTCTTTTGATGAAGAATTACAGGTTGGACAAAGTCAACTCTGAACCAGTGGACGGGCCTAATGGGGACCATCTGGTTTCAGACAACGGACATGGCCTATCGGGAAACGAATCCGAATCAGAAGGACACTCGAAACAACCCTGAAGTAGTCTGAATAGTTTCAGTCTCTCCAGCACCCTCTGATATATACTCGGGGGTACCACCCATAAATTTGGCATATGGGACAGCCTTCCCTACTGCAACCGAAGAGGATACCAGACTACGCGGAGCAGTTTGTGCGGTGTCCCATCCAGCCCGATCCCAAATCAAACACTATATGGCGTGTCCATACAAGGTTATGCATATATGCGTTTACCGCATCTCCGGCTAGAAACG encodes:
- the mirC gene encoding siderochrome-iron transporter MirC (predicted transporter (major facilitator superfamily)) yields the protein MPLLDAHSGPSYGTLDQMERHDQYEGEQLLPTGYDSDDHGSEITSDDSVQEGVRKIEAINLTWTTKSLVVAYVSIFLMAFCTSLEGQTTMSLSAYATSAFSKHSLISTVLVVQNVVNAVIKPPMAKIADVFGRFEAFCVCILIYVLGYIQMAASTNVQTYASAQIFYSAGSTGLQILQQVFIADSSSLLNRAFLALLPEFPFLVTVWIGPSIADAVMRHSSWRWGYGMWSIILPASFLPLALTLLLNQRKAKRLNLIKQKHAPRGGLVAVIRRTWYDLDMFGLILLSAAVTLILVPLTLAASAKDGWKNDSILAMIVVGIVCLLALPLWESSKRFAPKPLLSLHLLRQRTALAGCALAFWYFMAFYFSVQPYLYSYLQVVQGYDVATAGRVTQTFAFTSTIAAFSVSLLIKYTRRYRIYVTIGSAIYMFGLLLMMLYRKEGSSSTLILGTQIVVGMGGGLLNVPVQLGVQASASHQEVAAATAMFLTSMEMGGAVGAAISGAVWTHNIPRKLRRYLPDENKGDAKEIFGRLDKALSFPMGSPVRVAINRSYQETMNKLLVLALIVTIPLIPLSLLMKNYRLDKVNSEPVDGPNGDHLVSDNGHGLSGNESESEGHSKQP